In the genome of Candidatus Obscuribacterales bacterium, one region contains:
- a CDS encoding BMP family ABC transporter substrate-binding protein translates to MHNRRILSLSRRQVLRGLLATTAFGVTAKLGTGCSPSGAGGGEAAAGGDEIVIGFIYVGPKDDYGYNQAHAEGAAGISSIPGVRIVEEASVPETTAVQETMRSMIELDGAMALFPTSFGYFDPHILQLAEEFPEVQFLHAGGMYQEGVHPNNVGSYFGYIDEAQYVAGIVAGHMTKSGKLGFVAAKPIPQVLRNINSFTKAARSVNPDITTQVIFTGDWALPVKEAEATNSMADQGIDVVTCHVDSPKVVIETAERRGMFTSGYHANQADLAPTGYLTGAEWDWTSIYTQYAQMFLEGKSLMNGDIDHLVRGGLSDNFCKLSPYGAAVSDEAKAAADAVREQIISGELVLYEGEIKDNTGTVRVAAGQKLEQKSVELESMDWLIEGVEGSVGS, encoded by the coding sequence GTGCACAATCGAAGAATACTGTCGCTGTCTCGTCGTCAAGTGTTGCGTGGATTGCTCGCAACAACCGCGTTTGGCGTCACGGCTAAGTTGGGTACCGGCTGTAGCCCCAGCGGTGCTGGTGGTGGTGAAGCAGCCGCTGGCGGCGACGAGATTGTCATTGGATTTATCTATGTGGGCCCCAAAGATGACTATGGGTATAACCAAGCCCATGCAGAAGGAGCGGCTGGTATTTCCAGCATCCCTGGTGTGCGTATTGTTGAAGAAGCTAGTGTGCCAGAAACCACAGCTGTTCAGGAAACCATGCGTAGCATGATTGAACTGGATGGAGCTATGGCTCTATTTCCCACGTCGTTTGGCTACTTCGATCCCCACATTCTCCAACTTGCTGAAGAATTTCCGGAGGTGCAGTTCCTCCATGCCGGTGGAATGTATCAAGAGGGTGTTCATCCCAACAATGTAGGCAGCTATTTTGGCTATATTGATGAAGCCCAATACGTGGCGGGTATTGTGGCTGGACATATGACCAAGTCTGGCAAGCTGGGCTTTGTGGCGGCTAAACCCATTCCCCAAGTGCTGCGTAACATCAATAGTTTTACCAAGGCTGCTCGTTCGGTGAATCCTGACATCACCACCCAAGTGATCTTCACGGGAGATTGGGCTCTGCCGGTCAAGGAAGCGGAAGCTACCAACAGCATGGCAGACCAGGGTATTGATGTGGTCACCTGCCATGTGGATAGTCCCAAAGTGGTCATTGAAACGGCGGAACGGCGCGGTATGTTTACCTCGGGCTATCATGCCAATCAAGCCGATCTAGCGCCTACTGGCTATCTCACTGGCGCAGAGTGGGATTGGACAAGTATCTATACCCAATATGCCCAAATGTTCCTAGAGGGCAAGAGCCTGATGAATGGGGACATTGATCACTTGGTGCGGGGTGGCTTGTCGGATAACTTCTGTAAGCTCTCTCCCTATGGGGCGGCGGTGTCTGATGAAGCTAAGGCAGCCGCGGATGCGGTCCGCGAGCAGATCATCTCTGGGGAGCTAGTGCTCTATGAAGGAGAGATTAAGGACAACACCGGCACAGTGCGCGTGGCAGCGGGACAAAAGCTAGAGCAAAAGTCTGTAGAACTGGAAAGCATGGACTGGTTGATCGAAGGCGTTGAAGGATCGGTGGGCAGCTAA